One genomic segment of Peromyscus leucopus breed LL Stock chromosome 23, UCI_PerLeu_2.1, whole genome shotgun sequence includes these proteins:
- the Pop7 gene encoding ribonuclease P protein subunit p20, with the protein MAENREPRGAIEAELDPVEYTLRKRLPHRLPRRPNDIYVNMKTDFKAQLARCQKLLDGGSRGQSACTEIYIHGLGLAINRAINIALQLQAGSFGSLQVAANTSTVELVDELEPETDSREPLTRIRNNSAIHIRVFRVTPK; encoded by the coding sequence ATGGCGGAAAACCGAGAGCCCCGTGGTGCCATCGAGGCCGAGCTGGACCCCGTGGAGTACACCCTTCGGAAACGCCTGCCCCACCGCCTGCCCCGGAGGCCCAATGACATTTATGTCAACATGAAGACTGATTTTAAGGCCCAGCTAGCGCGCTGTCAAAAGCTGCTGGACGGAGGCAGTAGAGGGCAGAGCGCATGCACCGAGATCTACATTCATGGCTTGGGCCTGGCCATTAACCGCGCCATCAACATCGCCCTGCAGCTGCAGGCGGGCAGCTTTGGCTCCCTACAGGTGGCCGCCAATACCTCCACCGTGGAGCTGGTGGACGAGTTGGAACCAGAGACTGACTCCCGAGAGCCGCTGACCAGGATCCGGAACAATTCGGCCATCCACATCCGGGTCTTCAGGGTCACGCCCAAGTAA